From the genome of Haloterrigena sp. KLK7, one region includes:
- the hpt gene encoding hypoxanthine/guanine phosphoribosyltransferase: MDPTLEPLARSLREAPVVDRDGYEYFVHGVTDGVPSIEPAVLEAIADGIRERIDLEGVDALVAPEAMGIHHGTALSLATRVPLVVVRKRAYGFPEEVAVHQETSYGESDLYLNGVDAGDRVVLIDDVLSSGGTIEAVCEALEAVDAEIVDVVTVLRRVDADHEDVSRDVTSLLDVRVRDGKLEVVD, from the coding sequence ATGGACCCGACCCTGGAGCCGCTCGCGCGGTCGCTTCGCGAGGCCCCGGTCGTCGACCGCGACGGCTACGAGTACTTCGTCCACGGCGTCACCGACGGGGTGCCGTCGATCGAACCCGCGGTGTTAGAGGCGATCGCCGACGGCATCCGCGAGCGGATCGACCTCGAGGGCGTCGACGCGCTCGTCGCGCCCGAAGCGATGGGGATTCACCACGGGACGGCGCTGTCGCTGGCCACCCGCGTCCCGCTGGTCGTCGTCCGCAAACGCGCCTACGGCTTTCCCGAGGAGGTGGCCGTCCACCAGGAGACCAGTTACGGCGAGAGCGACCTCTACCTGAACGGCGTCGACGCGGGCGACCGCGTCGTCCTGATCGACGACGTGCTCTCCTCGGGCGGAACGATCGAGGCCGTCTGCGAGGCCCTCGAGGCCGTCGACGCCGAAATCGTCGACGTCGTGACCGTCCTCCGGCGGGTCGACGCGGACCACGAGGACGTCTCCCGGGACGTGACGAGTCTCCTCGACGTCCGCGTTCGAGACGGGAAACTCGAGGTCGTCGACTGA
- a CDS encoding DUF192 domain-containing protein, which produces MQLVHEPVSGGDSTDEGGDRRVLATDVDLADSLVTQTRGLMFRRSLPDGAALAFRFDSVAVRDVHMLFVFFPIDAVWIADGVVQRVERLRPWLSFARAECDLLVELPAGAADGVEEGDRVVFES; this is translated from the coding sequence GTGCAGTTGGTTCACGAACCGGTTTCGGGCGGCGATTCGACCGACGAGGGCGGCGACCGACGAGTGCTGGCGACGGACGTCGACCTCGCCGACTCGCTGGTGACCCAGACCCGCGGCCTGATGTTTCGCCGATCGCTGCCCGACGGCGCCGCGCTGGCCTTCCGATTCGATTCCGTCGCGGTTCGCGACGTCCACATGCTGTTCGTCTTCTTCCCGATCGACGCCGTCTGGATCGCCGACGGCGTCGTCCAGCGCGTCGAACGCCTGCGCCCGTGGCTGAGTTTCGCCCGCGCGGAGTGTGACCTGCTCGTCGAACTCCCGGCCGGGGCCGCGGACGGCGTCGAGGAAGGTGACCGGGTCGTGTTCGAGTCCTGA
- the ppc gene encoding phosphoenolpyruvate carboxylase has protein sequence MRLHNREIRQDVRELGALLGDVLEDQTSRKGFETVESCRQAAIDYRSGDLESREPLVSRLEGLSPHQQRIVARAFTTYFELINLAEERERVRTIRTESDEGTLEDSLEMAAEELGERGVDTVAGVLDDVLIEPTFTAHPTEARRKTVKSKLRTISTHLETLDERLLTEKEEEQVWRDIDAEVTSLWQTPQVRNRQPEPEDEARNVQWYLENTLFDVVGEVYDELADAIDAETDGDLEIPKLFEFRSWAGSDRDGNPYVTPEVTATTLERQREVVLEKYRDELKRLSGVLSQDGSRIDPGGEFQASLEADRERLPGSARTAEERYPGEPYRQKLKLMRERLARVGDVRPGGYDDVEELLDDLAVIAQSLRNNGGESVVEAHVDPIRRQVATFGFSLASLDLREHQQKHTDAIAEALEREGIDYKSLSEDERVELLTDAVLQDDPLIDLSETGDLSDDSARVLELFDSLGDWQTEYGVEAIDTYAISMTDEPSHVLEVLFLADQAGVVSLPEHSGIDIVPLLETEYALSGARRIMGTLFENEAYSQALEARGQTQEIMLGYSDSNKENGFLAANWSLFKNQRRLGEICDDYDVQMRLFHGRGGSISRGGGPMNEALLALPNNTITGQVKFTEQGEAIAEKYANPRIAERNIEQMLNAQLRARLYATEEPDEEELPEEWFEAMETMADIARREYRDLLESEGFVRYFEQATPITVIEDLDLGSRPASRSGERSVEDLRAIPWVFSWTQSRCILPGWYALASGIDAYLDDGGSMETLQEMYDEWPFFRTTLDNAALSLSRTELEIAEQYADLAKPDLRERFFPRITDEYRRATELITTIGQREDLHTRDWLGENLARRNPYVDPLNILQVYLLQQTHRTDIEERTLRLTVKGIAAGMKNTG, from the coding sequence ATGAGACTTCACAACAGGGAGATTCGACAGGACGTCCGAGAGCTCGGTGCGTTGCTCGGCGACGTCCTCGAGGACCAGACCTCCCGAAAGGGATTCGAGACGGTCGAGTCGTGTCGGCAAGCGGCGATCGACTACCGGTCGGGCGACCTCGAGTCGCGAGAGCCGCTGGTCTCGCGACTCGAGGGGCTCTCGCCCCACCAACAGCGGATCGTCGCGCGGGCGTTTACGACCTACTTCGAACTGATCAACCTCGCGGAGGAGCGCGAGCGGGTCCGGACGATCCGCACGGAATCCGACGAGGGAACGCTCGAGGACAGTCTCGAGATGGCGGCCGAGGAGCTCGGCGAGCGGGGCGTCGACACCGTCGCGGGGGTACTCGACGACGTCCTCATCGAGCCGACGTTCACGGCCCATCCGACCGAAGCCCGGCGCAAGACCGTCAAATCGAAGCTGCGGACGATCTCGACGCACCTCGAGACCTTAGACGAGCGGCTGCTGACCGAGAAGGAGGAGGAACAGGTCTGGCGGGACATCGACGCGGAGGTAACGAGCCTGTGGCAGACGCCGCAGGTGCGCAACCGCCAGCCCGAACCCGAAGACGAGGCGCGCAACGTCCAGTGGTATCTCGAGAACACGCTGTTCGACGTGGTCGGCGAGGTCTACGACGAACTCGCCGACGCGATCGATGCGGAGACCGACGGCGACCTCGAGATTCCGAAACTGTTCGAGTTCCGCTCGTGGGCGGGCAGCGACCGCGACGGCAACCCCTACGTCACGCCCGAGGTCACCGCCACCACGCTCGAACGCCAGCGCGAGGTCGTCCTCGAGAAGTACCGCGACGAGCTCAAGCGCCTTTCGGGCGTGTTGAGTCAGGACGGGAGCCGGATCGACCCGGGCGGCGAGTTCCAGGCCTCCCTCGAGGCGGACCGCGAGCGACTGCCGGGAAGCGCCCGCACGGCCGAGGAGCGATACCCGGGCGAGCCCTACCGTCAGAAGCTCAAACTCATGCGCGAGCGCCTCGCGCGCGTCGGCGACGTTCGGCCCGGCGGCTACGACGACGTCGAGGAACTGCTCGATGACCTCGCGGTCATCGCCCAGAGCCTGCGGAACAACGGTGGCGAGAGCGTCGTCGAGGCCCACGTCGATCCGATCCGCCGACAGGTCGCCACCTTCGGCTTCTCGCTGGCCAGCCTCGATCTGCGCGAACACCAGCAGAAACACACCGACGCCATCGCCGAAGCCCTCGAGCGCGAGGGGATCGACTACAAGTCGCTCTCGGAGGACGAACGCGTCGAACTGCTGACCGACGCGGTCCTGCAGGACGACCCCCTCATCGACCTCTCGGAGACGGGCGACCTCTCCGACGACTCGGCGCGAGTGCTCGAGTTGTTCGACAGCCTCGGGGACTGGCAGACCGAGTACGGCGTCGAGGCCATCGACACCTACGCCATCTCGATGACCGACGAGCCCAGCCACGTCCTCGAGGTGCTCTTCTTGGCGGACCAGGCCGGCGTCGTCTCCCTGCCCGAACACTCGGGGATCGACATCGTCCCCCTGCTCGAGACCGAGTACGCTCTCTCCGGCGCGCGCCGGATCATGGGCACTCTGTTCGAGAACGAGGCCTACAGTCAGGCCCTCGAGGCCCGCGGCCAGACCCAGGAGATCATGCTGGGCTACTCGGACTCGAACAAGGAGAACGGCTTCCTCGCGGCCAACTGGTCGTTGTTCAAGAACCAGCGCCGGCTGGGCGAGATCTGCGACGATTACGACGTCCAGATGCGGCTGTTCCACGGCCGCGGCGGCTCGATCTCACGTGGCGGCGGCCCGATGAACGAGGCGCTACTCGCGCTGCCCAACAACACGATCACCGGTCAGGTCAAGTTCACCGAACAGGGCGAGGCCATCGCCGAGAAGTACGCCAACCCCCGCATCGCCGAGCGCAACATCGAGCAGATGCTCAACGCCCAGCTCCGGGCGCGACTGTACGCGACCGAGGAGCCCGACGAGGAGGAGCTCCCCGAGGAGTGGTTCGAGGCGATGGAGACCATGGCCGACATCGCCCGGCGGGAGTACCGCGACCTCCTCGAGAGCGAGGGGTTCGTCCGGTACTTCGAGCAGGCGACGCCGATTACGGTCATCGAGGACCTGGATCTCGGCTCGCGACCGGCCTCCCGCAGCGGGGAACGATCCGTCGAGGACCTGCGGGCGATCCCGTGGGTGTTCTCCTGGACCCAGTCGCGGTGTATCCTCCCGGGCTGGTACGCGCTGGCGTCCGGCATCGACGCCTATTTAGACGACGGCGGCTCGATGGAGACCCTCCAGGAGATGTACGACGAGTGGCCGTTCTTCCGGACGACGCTCGACAACGCCGCCCTCTCGCTGTCCCGCACCGAACTCGAGATCGCCGAACAGTACGCCGACCTGGCGAAGCCGGACCTCCGCGAGCGGTTCTTCCCGCGGATAACCGACGAGTACCGGCGAGCGACGGAGTTGATCACGACCATCGGGCAGCGCGAGGACCTCCACACCCGCGACTGGCTCGGCGAGAACCTGGCGCGGCGCAACCCCTACGTCGACCCGCTGAACATCCTGCAGGTCTACCTGCTCCAGCAGACGCACCGCACCGACATCGAGGAGCGGACGCTGCGGCTGACGGTCAAGGGAATCGCCGCCGGCATGAAGAACACGGGCTGA